One window from the genome of Nicotiana sylvestris chromosome 9, ASM39365v2, whole genome shotgun sequence encodes:
- the LOC104230646 gene encoding uncharacterized protein, with translation MVRVMARKPLNHRILTCDIPELMVFSGDPTINISDTVFGFLDDESPESIGVDFCGENEEEDDEDKEGSENVEDNQFWETQHQLLQGILYRTTTLESQIRTITKETVKEAKESPEINNGICTCRKTADDGCRNCLMKEVCNRLQIAGFNSAICKSKWRSSPDIPSGEHTFIDVIDSSNPKKGEIRVIIELNFRAEFEMARACEEYNRLVKCLPEVFVGKIERLLSLIKILCAAAKKCMKDKKMHIGPWRKQKYMQAKWLKTRERMAAKLPLSTVVDEYFSRPPRPRASMLTVDLLENIPSLHLTAVEVV, from the exons ATGGTTAGAGTAATGGCTAGGAAACCATTGAATCATCGGATTTTGACGTGTGATATACCGGAATTAATGGTGTTTTCCGGTGATCCGACGATAAATATCTCCGATACGGTGTTCGGGTTTCTCGACGACGAGTCGCCGGAAAGTATTGGTGTTGATTTTTGTggtgaaaatgaagaagaagatgatgaagatAAAGAAGGTTCCGAAAATGTTGAAGATAATCAATTTTGGGAAACTCAACATCAGCTTTTACAA GGTATATTATATCGGACTACTACATTAGAATCACAAATCCGAACCATTACAAAAGAGACAGTAAAAGAAGCAAAAGAGTCGCCTGAGATTAATAATGGAATCTGCACTTGCCGGAAAACCGCCGACGACGGCTGCCGGAACTGCCTTATGAAGGAGGTGTGTAATCGTTTACAAATTGCTGGTTTCAACTCTGCAATTTGCAAGTCCAAATGGAGAAGCTCTCCAGATATTCCATCAg GTGAACATACATTTATAGATGTAATCGATTCTTCAAATCCTAAAAAAGGAGAAATAAGAGTTATCATCGAGCTAAATTTTCGAGCTGAGTTTGAGATGGCAAGAGCATGTGAAGAATACAATCGATTAGTAAAATGTTTACCAGAAGTCTTCGTTGGAAAAATTGAGAGATTATTATCGTTGATCAAGATTTTGTGCGCAGCAGCGAAGAAATGCATGAAGGATAAGAAAATGCACATTGGACCATGGAGAAAACAAAAATACATGCAAGCTAAGTGGCTTAAAACACGAGAACGTATGGCGGCAAAACTACCGTTGTCCACCGTCGTCGACGAGTATTTTAGCCGGCCGCCACGGCCGAGAGCATCTATGCTCACCGTCGATTTGCTGGAAAATATTCCGAGTTTACATCTCACGGCAGTTGAAGTAGTATGA